In Carassius gibelio isolate Cgi1373 ecotype wild population from Czech Republic chromosome B17, carGib1.2-hapl.c, whole genome shotgun sequence, a single window of DNA contains:
- the LOC127976753 gene encoding tripeptidyl-peptidase 1-like: protein MRIAVFVLSFIWLVSGELLEDDQDSSVPEDWTLVEGVKPLEEVELTFALKQQKVKQLKELLKLVSDPDSHQYGKYLSLEEVAALVKPSKLTENLVQNWLQGHGVKNCHTVVTRDFLQCVMTVQVAEALLPGAKFHRYKRHSHTVLRSTSLYSVHKDVHRHLDFVGGIHRFPPKGKNISKGWQGARQSALSYQLGATPSVIRARYNLTAGDVGTATNNSQAVAQFLEEYYHPDDLAEFMRLFAGGFTHMSAVDRVVGTQGGGEAGTEASLDVEYIMSSGANISTWVFTNPGRHESQEPFLQWMLLLNNMSEVPWVHTISYGDDEDSLSDAYMNRINTEFMKAGLRGISLLFASGDSGAGCRHLTKKNTFRPSFPASSPYVTTVGGTSFKSPLKFNYEVTDSISGGGFSNVFAMPDYQVGAVQAYLKSVQPLPPQTYFNITGRAYPDLAALSDNYWVVTNLKPVAAVSGTSASTPVVGGILSLINDQRFLKGLPSLGFINPRLYKLQGKGLYDVTQGCHMSCRDDKVKGKGFCASPSWDPVTGWGTPNYPALLKALMD, encoded by the exons ATGCG GATTGCTGTTTTTGTCCTGAGCTTTATTTGGCTCGTCAGTGGGGAGCTGCTTGAGGATGACCAAGATTCTTC CGTGCCTGAGGACTGGACTCTAGTTGAAGGGGTTAAACCTTTGGAGGAAGTGGAACTTACATTTGCATTGAAGCAGCAGAAAGTTAAGCAGCTGAAAGAGTTACTGAAACTAGTGTCAGACCCTGACTCACATCAATATG GGAAGTACCTGAGTTTGGAAGAAGTGGCGGCTCTTGTGAAACCTTCAAAGCTGACTGAGAATTTAGTACAGAATTGGCTCCAGGGACATGGGGTCAAAAACTGTCACACAGTTGTAACAAGGGACTTCCTTCAATGTGTCATGACCGTGCA gGTGGCTGAAGCATTACTCCCTGGCGCTAAATTTCACCGCTACAAGAGACATTCACACACTGTGTTGAGGTCAACATCTCTATACTCGGTTCATAAAGATGTACATCGGCATCTAGACTTTG TGGGTGGTATTCACCGTTTTCCACCAAAAGGAAAGAATATCAGTAAAGGCTGGCAAGGAGCAAGACAGTCAGCTTTAAGTTATCAGTTGGGTGCCACCCCCTCAGTCATTAGGGCTCGCTACAACCTTACAGCAGGAGATGTGGGCACTGCCACTAATAACAGTCAGGCAGTGGCACAG TTCTTGGAGGAGTACTACCACCCTGATGACTTGGCTGAGTTTATGCGTCTGTTTGCTGGAGGATTCACACACATGTCTGCAGTAGATCGGGTCGTGGGCACTCAGGGTGGTGGGGAAGCTGGCACTGAGGCCAGTCTGGATGTGGAGTACATCATGAGCAGTGGAGCAAACATTTCTACATGGGTCTTCACTAATCCAG GTCGTCATGAGTCTCAGGAGCCGTTCCTTCAGTGGATGCTGCTGCTCAACAACATGTCTGAAGTTCCTTGGGTCCACACTATCAGCTATGGAGATGATGAGGACAGCCTTTCTGATGCCTATATGAACCGCATCAACACCGAGTTCATGAAAGCTGGCCTCAGAGGAATTTCCTTGCTTTTTGCTTCTG gtgACAGTGGAGCAGGCTGTAGACACCTGaccaagaaaaatacatttaggcCAAGTTTTCCTGCATCCAG TCCCTATGTGACCACGGTTGGTGGGACTTCTTTCAAGAGCCCCTTAAAATTCAACTATGAGGTCACAGACAGCATCAGTGGCGGTGGCTTCAGTAATGTGTTTGCGATGCCAGATTATCAG GTTGGTGCTGTTCAAGCTTATCTGAAGAGTGTTCAGCCTCTACCTCCTCAGACATATTTCAACATCACTGGAAGAGCCTATCCAGATTTAGCTGCGCTCTCTGACAACTACTGGGTTGTTACCAACCTGAAGCCCGTAGCAGCTGTTTCTGGAACTTCG GCATCAACTCCAGTAGTGGGTGGAATCCTGTCCCTCATAAATGACCAGCGCTTTCTGAAGGGTCTTCCCTCACTAGGATTCATCAACCCTCGCCTTTACAAACTGCAAGGCAAAGGTCTTTATGat GTAACACAGGGATGTCACATGAGTTGTCGGGATGATAAAGTTAAAGGGAAGGGTTTCTGTGCCTCCCCTTCATGGGATCCAGTAACGGGATGGGGAACACCAAATTATCCTGCTCTTCTAAAAGCACTTATGGATTGA